Proteins encoded together in one Branchiostoma lanceolatum isolate klBraLanc5 chromosome 11, klBraLanc5.hap2, whole genome shotgun sequence window:
- the LOC136445386 gene encoding NADH dehydrogenase [ubiquinone] 1 beta subcomplex subunit 6-like, whose translation MAPLSEAREREIEEWRQARSKIRAERHAFLKDQVLAPNEPLPPKNQGLSVRWSAWWATQGTKFVPAVVQTPVRKGGMFFLKWVVPIWFGHYMFKYHFLGKDDGMLGVAYRRPRVYPNDSKFNPPPAPGEA comes from the exons atggcgCCGCTTTCCGAAGCGAGAGAGCGAGAGATCGAAGAGTGGCGTCAGGCGCGCTCCAAGATCCGTGCCGAGCGCCATGCCTTCCTGAAGGACCAGGTCCTGGCGCCGAACGAGCCCCTGCCGCCGAAGAACCAGGGTTTATCCGTCCGGTGGTCGGCCTGGTGGGCTACACAGGGCACCAAGTTCGTCCCTGCGGTGGTG CAAACCCCTGTGCGCAAGGGCGGCATGTTCTTTCTCAAGTGGGTCGTACCAATCTGGTTTGGACACTACATGTTTAAGTACCACTTCTTA GGTAAGGATGATGGCATGCTTGGTGTCGCCTACAGAAGACCGAGGGTTTACCCG AATGATTCAAAATTCAATCCTCCACCTGCCCCTGGGGAAGCATGA